ATATTTTCAGATACTATATTTCCTCCCCAAGTTCCACAACCCATAGAAGATGTCATTGGCATTCCATTAGTAGCTGCTCCTGAGTTTGCTTTTGATTGAGGTTGTCTTACCATAATTCTGCTCACTGGTGCAGCTAAAGCTAAACGATTGATATGATCTTCATCAAAAGAATAAATTCCCACTGAGTGTCCTTTTCCTCCAACTTCATATATTGCTCTCATAACATCTAGTGCATTTTCAAATTCACCTGAATATTTATGAGTTGCTAGTAATGTTGTTAATTTTTCTCCAGAGAATGGATATTCTTTTCCAATTCCATCTCCTTCAACAACTATAAATTTTCTATCAGCTGGTATAGTAAATCCTGCTGCTTCTGCTAATTTTTGTGGTGCTATTGCAACTGTATCTGAAAGTCTGTGTCCTTCTTCATCCCACATAACTTTCTTTAACATTTCTCTTTCTTTTGCATTAGCTAAATATCCACCATGTTTTTCTAAACCTTTTAATACATCATCATAAATTTTGTCATATATGATAATATTTCCATCAGCTGAACATCCACTTCCATAGTCAGAAGTTTTACTCAACATAGTATTGTAAGTTGCTTCATCTATATTTGTTGTTTCATCATATATCATAGTTGCATTTCCTGCTCCTGAACCATAAGCAGGTGTTCCTGAGCTATATGCTGCTTTTACCATTGGTCTTCCACCAGTAGCTATTACTAAGTCAACTCTTTTCATTAATTCTTCTGTCATAGCTACACTTGGATTTGTTATACATTGTAATATATCTGCTGGTGCTCCTTCTCTTTCTAATGCTTCTCTCATAAGTCTAACTGTTTCAAATGTTGTTTTCTTTGATCTTGGGTGTGGTGAAAATATAATTACATCTCTTGCTTTTATTCCATATACTGCTTGTCCTGCTGGTGTTAAATCTGGGTTAGTTGTTGGAATTAAGGCTCCTATTATTCCTACTGGTTTTGCATATTTTACAATTCCTTTTTCAGGTAATTCTTCAATTATTCCTACACTTTTAGCTCTTAAAGCATCACGAAGAACTCCTCTTATTTTAAAACGTTTGTTTTGACGAGAAATAGGATCTCCTAATCCACTTTCTTTTATTCCCATGTCAACTAATTCTAAAAATGTTTTTTTATTTGCTACTGACCAAGCCACTGCCCTGATTAATCTATCTACCTTTTCTTGATCATAAGTTTCTATAATTTTTGCCGCCTTTGCCGCTCTTTCCATTAATTCATCTAATTCTTTTACTTGCACTTCTGTTAATTCTTTTGCCATTTGAATACCTCCTATATTTATAATTTTTATTATTTAAATCTATACTATAAATATACTTTAGTTGTGATTTTAAGTCCAATACTTAAATTTTATTATGTCGATAGTTTTTTTCTATTAAAATAAAAACATTTTCTCTTAATTTCTCTTTTATTCTTAATAATTATTTTTTTTATAAATATATTTTTATGCTATAATTATTTAAAGTAATGGTATTTTTTCTTAAAAATATGTTAAGATTATAGAGAGATTTTATTAAATTTTTTAAGATGAAGGGGGAAAAGTAAAATGACACTAAAATCCTTGGAATACTTTAAAAAATTAGCAGAATTACAGCATTTTACAAAAGCTGCAAATGAATTACATATATCTCAACCAAGTTTGAGTTATGCCATTTCAGAATTAGAAAAAGATTTAGGTATCTCATTATTTGATAGAAAAGATAAAAAAATTACCCTTAATTATTATGGTGAAGTTTTCCTTTCATATGTCAATCAATCTTTATCAATCCTAGATGATGGTATAAATTTTGTTAAGCATATTTCTAATCCTAAGGCTAGAAATGTATCTGTTGGATATATTCAAAGCCTAAGTTCTTCTTTAATTCCACCATTTATTGAAGAATTTTATAAGAATCCTTTA
The sequence above is a segment of the Fusobacterium simiae genome. Coding sequences within it:
- a CDS encoding aldehyde dehydrogenase family protein; the encoded protein is MAKELTEVQVKELDELMERAAKAAKIIETYDQEKVDRLIRAVAWSVANKKTFLELVDMGIKESGLGDPISRQNKRFKIRGVLRDALRAKSVGIIEELPEKGIVKYAKPVGIIGALIPTTNPDLTPAGQAVYGIKARDVIIFSPHPRSKKTTFETVRLMREALEREGAPADILQCITNPSVAMTEELMKRVDLVIATGGRPMVKAAYSSGTPAYGSGAGNATMIYDETTNIDEATYNTMLSKTSDYGSGCSADGNIIIYDKIYDDVLKGLEKHGGYLANAKEREMLKKVMWDEEGHRLSDTVAIAPQKLAEAAGFTIPADRKFIVVEGDGIGKEYPFSGEKLTTLLATHKYSGEFENALDVMRAIYEVGGKGHSVGIYSFDEDHINRLALAAPVSRIMVRQPQSKANSGAATNGMPMTSSMGCGTWGGNIVSENICLKHYMNTTWVSKPIPRDMPSDEELFGEFYDPEMEK